The DNA window GACCCGGTATTCGCGAAAATCCAAAAGCAGGTTGcatactgggagcgcatcgtcgagcgctacaatgaggcgaagccgccgagcgcgtacaagcgccatagggaacagctccgcaagcactgggattaggtgaagaagcaagtcaacctgttatcggcggagtacgagaagtgctcgagggagcaggAAATCGGCGAGAGCTTGAGATTTGTGCGCAatagagcgctgttgtcgtaccagtcaatgtacgacgacttcaagcatttcaacatctgggcgctcttgaaggacaagtAGAAGTTTCAGGTGGGGATTCTGCCATCGGCTACGCCAAAGAGGACGAGGACCACTGAAGCCGGTGCTTACACAagcagcgaaagcggcgcatatccggtggacctcaaccggacgatgTACGAGGAGGATGAGAGTTTCGGTACACCGGTGCCTTCCCGACATCCCattggcgtcaaggctgcgaagaacaaagGGAATGCGAatgcgacatcctcctcgcaagccGCGGCCGCCCCCCATCGGCGATCCTGACCCCGACCCCGGCGGcacttgcctacgcggagttggcagcggccgccaaccggaggacgttgttggacacgcacaacgccctccTGCGATGTCAGGACCCGGCcaaaagccgaatacctccaggggatgatcgatgagctacgccgcaagttgggacttttgtagagtagtcaactttttttttttatttctaactcgagtaaaactttttttaatcaatgtacgatttgccgtttttaattaatcgaggtattttttaattattttgcattgacatatttgaaaatatttaaattaattaacaaaacaatagtgaaacctatagggcggcctttagggcggcttataggcgccccactgcaggtggaagggtagaaGGATAAAATACTGACGTGGCGGAGCATAGGgtgggctttagggcgccccactgctaatgctcttaacCTCTACGTGCCAATGTTTATCAATCAAAGCCCAAATGTGTCTAACAATGCTATAGTTGCAACCTTCATTTCTCCTTGAGTTAACCATGAGCAATGCGGTGATATTATCACattccacaacaacattttgaAGATTGTATTCCCATGCAAGCTTTAAGCCATCGTATATCGCCCATAACTCAGCAATCAACACAGAGCATTCCCCAAGGCGTCGGGCATATCCCAAAAACCACTATCCATTCGAGTTCCTGATGACACCACCAGCAGATGCTTCTTTTGTCGAGTGTTTAACTGCACCATCAGTGTTCAATTTCCAGCAGCCCGAAGCAGGGGCGAACCATTGAATAAGCTTAGTGACCCTATTCTTTACAATCAACTTCTTAATCTCATTAGATCTAACAACCCTTTCCCAAGCTCGGCACTGAGCAATAATTGTTGAGCCATTGAAGCTCGCATCTTGGAATACAATATCATTCCTAGAAGACCACAATTTTCACACCACCAAACCAAATAAGCAACCCCAATCACCATCATCAGTTTTATTCTTATCACTAAGATTTTCCATGAGCCAAATGTCAAAAGGCAGAGAGAAAAACCTGTTGTGTTTGTTGTGGGGAACAAGAGAGCCCCAAACAACTACTGCATTGGGACAAGAATGGAAGATATGTTCCATATTTTCTTCACAAGCACCCCAGCTGCTACAAGATGGATCATCAACCATATGTCTACGACATCTCTCAGCATTAGTAAGGAGACGACCATGCATAACAAGCCACAAAAAGAGTCTCACTCTTTGGGGCCCTTTGAAGCTCCATGCCGCCACCCGTTTCTATTTTGTGTAAGTTATTGTGTCGACAGATAAGAGGTCATAAGCGCCCCTAACTGAAAATTTTCCATTGGATGCCCAACTCCAAGTGCACACATCAGACCCTGCTTCTGCAGCATGGGGACAAGTACTTGCTATTTTACAGCATGTGCCATGAGAGAGAAGATCTTGAAAATTAGGCCAATCCCACTCCCCAACATGATTAACCATATTGGAAATAGAAGCATCAACAACCGCCGGAAGATCATTGACTTTATGAGCAACGAGAGGCCCGAGAGACGGGATCCAAGTATCATACCAAAAGTTAGTACGAACACCATCGCCAATAGACCAACAAATGTTGTTACAGACATGGTCCCAAATCCTCGATAAGGAACGCCACACAAAAGAACTTGAGCTCCTTTTGATCACTGCTAGGCATGCACTGTTGACTTTGTATTTTTCTCTAAGAATCCGAGCCCATAGTGATTTATCCTTTGAAACTAGATGAAAACCAAGCTTTATCATAAATTCCTGGTTATGTGTTTTTAGATCGTGTATACCTAGCCTAATAGGTCTGCAAACGGTCTTCCAATTAACCAAACAGAGTTTTGTTTGTTGCTCAGAACCACCCCATTCAAAACGTCGGATCAGCTTCTCAATTTCATCAATTACATTAGCATGTAACCTGACTACTTGCATACAATAGGTTGGAATGGCAGAAAGAATAGCCTTGGCTAAAGTGACTCTCCTTGCCATGGAAAGTGAAGCCGCCGACCATCTATTTAGCCTTCTTTGGACCTTGTCAGTAATATACATGAAATTTGCACCTGTGACTCTACCATGAAGGAGAGGAATACCCAAATACATGCCCAGATTATCCACAACCTTGAAGTGAAAAATGCTCTCAATTTCCCTAGCAGTGTCAGCATCAGTATTTGGGCTAAAGTAGAGTTGTGTTTTGTTAATGCTAACCCGATGGCCAGAATATTGGCTAAATTGATCTAGGAGCTCTTTGATAGCCTTCGCATTAGAGCAGTCAGCCCTACTAAAAAGAACGAGGTCGTCCGCAAAGAAGAGATGGGAGATTGGAGACCTATCTCTACTGAGTCTCAATGGTTTCCATCTTCCTTCATCGACCGCCTTGTTTATTGTATGACTTAGTCTCTCCATGCCTATAACAAAGAGATATGGAGAGTGAGGGTCACCTTGAATAATTACTTTTTCCGGTCTAAATTCTTCCGTTAAAGCTCTGTTCCAAGAAATTTGCATAGTAGTAGTAGACACACATTTCATAATTATCCGAATTATTTGTTGTGGCAGCTCCAAATCTTTGAGTGAATCCTCAACAAACTCCCACCAAATTCTGTCATAGGCCTTTTCTAAATCGACTTTGATAGCCATCCATCCTGCCTTAGTTTTACAATTATTCATCAAGTGAACACATTCTTGGGAAATAATAATGTTGTCTGTGATGTTCCGTCCTTTGATAAAACTCACTTGATTAGGAGAAACAACATATTTCATAAGGTTCGTCATTCGATTGACAATGATCTTAGTAATGACTTTATACACCACTAAACACAAACTAATAGGCCGAAATTCTGTTATTACTTCAGGATTATCCACTTTAGGGATCAAAACCAAGGTTGTCTTGTTAAGGGACTTGTCTATCGCACCCCCTCAAAAACATTACGAATCATCTTACAAATCGAGGGGCCTACAATTTTCCATTGAGACTGGAAAAATTGAGCATGAAGCCCGTCAACACCAGGAGCTTGTAGAGGTTTCATATCAAAAAGAGCACAACGGATTTCCTTATCTGAAAGAGTAGCATCCAAGAGATCCTAGTCAACTTGCTTAATGGTGGGAAACTGATTTCTGATTGGGAATGGGCCAGGCCAAGACCGAGAATAGGAGCTTAT is part of the Salvia splendens isolate huo1 chromosome 6, SspV2, whole genome shotgun sequence genome and encodes:
- the LOC121809106 gene encoding uncharacterized protein LOC121809106, which codes for MVDDPSCSSWGACEENMEHIFHSCPNAVVVWGSLVPHNKHNRNDIVFQDASFNGSTIIAQCRAWERVVRSNEIKKLIVKNRVTKLIQWFAPASGCWKLNTDGAVKHSTKEASAGGVIRNSNG